Part of the Sinorhizobium sp. BG8 genome, CGATTAACCGGGCATTAAGCGTCTCACGCGCGATGTTGGGGGATTACGCCTCTCAACAGCGACCCGCAAAAGGCTCAGCTGTGAGCGAAGATATCCGTCTCTTCCCAGCCGAGCAGATCGAGCTTGGCGCGTGTCGGAAGGAAGGCGAAGCAGGCTTCGGCGTGCTCCCTGCGACCATCGCGCACCAGCCGCGCCATGAGCTTGTCGCGCAGGGCATGGAGGTGGAGGACGTCGGAGGCCGCATATTCGAGCTGGGCCGGCGTGAGAACCTCGGCCGCCCAGTCGGACGACTGCTGCTGCTTGGAGATGTCGACCTCGAGCATCTCCTTGAGATTGTCCTTCAAACCGTGCCGGTCGGTATAGGTACGCACGAGGCGCGAGGCGATCTTGGTGCAGAATACCGGGGTCGTCGTCACGCCGAAGGTATGGAACAGCACCGCGATATCGAAGCGGCCATAGTGGAAGATCTTCTGGCGAGATGGATCGGCGAGCATGGCGACGAGGTTCGGCGCCTGCTTCTGGCCGGCCGCGATGCGAATGACATCCGCCGTGCCGTCGCCGGGCGAAAGCTGCACGACGCAGAGCCGGTCGCGACGTGGGATCAGACCGAGCGTCTCGGTATCGACCGCGATCGCATCGGTATAGCGGGCCGCGTCCGCGGCTGAAATGTCGCCATCGTGGAAGCGTATCGAACTCGCCATGCAAACCCCGCATCGATCATCGTGAATGTGACAGCGCTATACCGCATGTTGGCGCTGGGGGGTACTGTTCCGCGAAAGATAGTTTGGCGAGGCCGCCCCGTCCGCTTGCCGGCGAGGCGGCCTTTACTCATGCTGTGGCCTGGACCCTGTTGCCCCGTCCGGCGAGGACGAGCGGTGCCGCCAGCAGGCACAGTGCCCCGGCAATGGTCAGGGCAGGCAGGTAGCTCTGGTAGTTGTCGCGAATAAATCCGCCGCCGAATGCCGCGAAGGCTGCCCCGATCTGGTGACCGGTAAAGACCCAGCCGAAGACGAGGTTTGCGCGGTCCCGGCCGAAGCGCTGTGCCGTCAGCTTTACCGTCGGGGGGACGGTTGCGACCCAGTCGAGCCCGTAGAAGATCGCGAAAATCGCCAGGCCGTAGAATTCGAACCCCGTGAAAGGGAGCCAGATCAGGGACAGGCCACGCAGCCCGTAGTACCAGAAAAGCAGCCATCGATTGTCGTAGCGGTCCGACAGCCAGCCTGAAGCGATAGTCCCGACCAGATCGAAGATGCCGACAATCGCGAGGATGGAGGTCGCCGTGATCGCGGTCATGCCGAAGTCGGCGCAGAGTGGAACGAAGTGGGTCTGGATGAGACCATTGGTCGAAGCCCCGCAAACGAAGAACGACAGGAACAACACCCAGAAGACGCGGGTTCTCGATGCGTCGATAAGGGCATCGATCGGCGAATTGCTTTGAATGGCGCCCGTCGGGGCGGGTTCTTCGTGCAACTGGCCGTAGGGGCGAAGTCCGAGATCGCTCGGCCGGTCGCGCATGAACAGCAGGATGCCGGTAGCGCAGATCGAGAGCATCACGAGTATGAAGGCGACGGCGATGCGCCAGCCCCCGGCCTCGGTGATCGCGGCGATCAGGGGCAGGAAGACGAGCTGACCGGTAGCGGTGCTGGCCGTCAGGATGCCGATGACCAGGCCGCGCCGCTCGGTGAACCAGCGGGTCGCAATGGTGGCGCCCAGAACCATTGCGGTGAGGCCGGTGCCGATGCCGACGACGAAGCCCCAGAGAATGATGAGCTGCCAGACTTCACGCATGAACAGAGACAAGCCCATCCCGGCGAATACGACGGACAGAGCGGTCAGGGTCATGCGGCGTAGTCCGTAGCGGTTCATCAGGGCCGCGGCGAAGGGCGCCATCAGACCGAACAGGAAGAACCGGATAGCAAGGGCTGCGGAAATCTCCGAAGCCTCCCAGCCGAACTCCTTTTGAAGCGGAAGCATGAGGACGCTGGGTGCCCCGACGGTCCCCGCCGTAACGAGCATGGTCAAAAAGGCGACGGCGGCAATCATCCATCCATAGTGGATGCCGCGCCGTTCAAAGCGGGTGGAAATGGCGACAGAAAGCATAGGGTGGCTCCGTCCGGGCCGACCGGGTCGGCGCAACAGTGACTATCATTATGCAAGTAAATAGCAGCGAAGCTAGCATAATGCAAGTTACTGGGTGGTCGAATCACCGTGCGTCGCAGGTGACGGCACTGGGTCAGGCGGTCTTCGCGGATCGCAAGGAAAAGTTCTGCGTGGTGATTTCGCGCCCGCTCACGCGGTCCACATAGACGGGATCCGCCGGCAGGCCGGTCTCGTTGTCGAATGCCTTCATCGTCCTGCCGCGATCGGCAAGATGGCGATTACCGAACTCCGCAAGTGCCAGCAGGACGGGCTGAAGATCGCGACCTTGCTCGGTGAGCACGTATTCATGGCGCACGGGCCGGTCCTGGTAGGCGCGCTTTTCCAGCAATCCTTCCGAGACAAGCCGGCGCAGGCGGGTCGTCAGGATATTGGGTGCAATCCCGAGGCTCTTCTGGAGTTCGTCGAAGCGGCTTCGTCCGAAGAACACGTCGCGCAGGATCAGGATGCTCCACCACTCGCCAACCTTGTCGAGGGAGCGTGCTATCGGGCAGACCATGTCTTCGAAACTTTTGCGTTGCATGGCGAAAAAATAGGTCTTTTACTAGCGTCATGCAAGTTAGCAGCGCCTGCGACTGTCCGGTACCGGCGAGGATCTATGGCTGCAGGTTCCGACGATCTGTGATGGGGCGCGGATGGAAAACCGCCCGGGCCACGTGAACTCAGGCTTTTTCTCAGGTACTGATCGTTTCGCGCTTTAGGCAACACGAGGCGAGTTTCCTACGCAAGCGATATCGTCCGAGCGCGTACAATACGCTTTTTTGACGTGATTCTTGTGCTGGACTGGCTTAAATCTATTTCCCCTCATCAACAGGTACGTCGATCTCCGTATGGAAAAGAGCCTAACCCGCTACATCTGGACTCACACGCGGAACCAGCAGTTGTGGATCCTCTTCGTCGTTCTCGCATCCATGATTCCCTATTTCATGGCCTTCGATCTTCCCAAGCAGATCATCAACGGGCCGATTCAGGGAAGTGGGTTCGAGTCGGCGGATTCGACGCAGCTCTTCATGAAAACGGAAGTGCATATTCCCGGGTTTGGAGACGTGCTGCTCTTTCCGGGCATAGAGCTCGACCGCATGTCCACGCTGATGGCGCTCAGCATCACGTTCCTGTTGCTCGTGATCGTCAACGGTCTGCTGAAATTCTACATCAACACCTACAAGGGGCGCCTCGGCGAGCGCCTGTTGCGGCGCATACGCTTCGAGCTCATCGACAAGATTCTTCGGTTTCCGCCCTCAATCTTCAAGCGGATGAAGGCCGCGGAAGTCTCGAGCATGGTCAAGGACGAGGTGGAGCCCATGGGTGGCTTCACCGGCGATGCGTTCGTACAGCCGGCGCTTGTCGGCGGGCAGGCGATCGCGGCGCTGACATTCATCCTCCTCCAGAACTTCTGGCTCGGATTGATCGCGGCCTTCATGGCCGCCATCCAGGTCGGCATCATTCCGAAGATGCGACGCCGCCTGATTGAGCTCGGCCGGCAACGGCAGCTTGGCGCGCGCCATCTTGCGGGCCGGGTCAGTGAGATCATCGATGGCATCGGAACGATCCACGCCTACGACACGTCCAACTACGAGCGCGCCGACGCGGCCAATCAGTTAGGCCACATCTTCAAGATCCGCTACGACCTGTACCAGTGGAAGTTCATGGTGAAGTTCATCAATAACTTCCTGTCCCAGCTGACGCCGTTCCTCTTCTACAGTATCGGCGGCTATCTGACGCTTAAGGGCAATCTCGACGTGGGGCAGCTGGTGGCTGTCATCAACGCCTACAAGGATCTGCCGGGGCCGCTGAAGGAACTCATCGATTGGGATCAGGCCCGCCAGGACGTCCAAGTCAAGTACGAGCAGGTCGTCGAGCAGTTCAACGCCGCTTCCGTTCTCGATTCTTCTATCCAGGCATTGGCTCCTGAGGCGCCCGCTGCTGTTCTGGCTCCGCTTGCCGCCGTCAACCTGAGCCTGGAGGACGATAGTGGGGCCACTCTCCTTCACCGGGTAACGCTGAAGATCGAGCATGGCGAGACCGTTGCCATCGTCGACAATGCCGGCAACGGCGGTGAAGCGCTCGCCGATGCCTTCGGCCGGGTCATATGGCCGTCCGCAGGCAGGGTGACAGCCGGGGAGCGCGATCTACTGGACTGGCCGGAATCGCATAGCGGTCGGCAGATCTCGCACGTCTCGTCTGAAACCTACTTCTTCCTCGGGAGCCTTCGGGACAATCTTCTCTATGGTCTCAAGCACGCACCCCTCGTGCCCGTGACCTACGAGGGCCCGCATCTTCTGCACCGCAAGTGGGCGATCCACGAGGCCCGCTTGGCGGGCAATCCGGATTTCGATCTCATGAGCGACTGGATTGACTACAGCTCGACCACGATCAACGAAGGCAATCCGCAGGATCTGACCGCTACCATGCTCGCGGTGTTGGATGTCGTGCAACTGTCGACCGATGTCCTGGATCTCGCGATGCGTTCGACATTCGATCCGTTGTCCAAAGCCCGGCTTGCCGAGGGGATCGTGGAAATGCGCAACGCACTCGGCGCCGAACTCGCAAAGGACGGAATGGCGGACTATGTCGTGCGCTTCGAGCCAGAAGGCTACAACGTGGAAGCGACGGTCGGTGACAACCTGCTGTTCGGAAGCCTCTCCGACCCGAGTTCAACGATCCCCGCGATCGTCTCCACCGACTACTTCCGGTCGGTCGTTGCACAGACGGGATTGTCCTCGATTCTCTTCGACATGGGTTACACCATCGCGGAGAATACGGTTGAAATCTTCGGCGATCTGCCGCCGGACCATCCCTTCTTCCAGGAACTATCCTTCATAAGCGCCGACGAAATTCCCTATTACCAGCAGCTGCTGCAGAAGCTGCAGCTGGGCGGCTTCGAGACCGCGGGAAACAAGGAGAGGCGCGACATCATCCGGCTCAGCTTCTTCTACATCGAGCCGCGTCACCGCTTTGGCGTGCTGACACCGGAGATAATGCAGAAGATCGTGGACACGCGGCATATCTTCCACGAGGGGCTGCCGCAGGACTTGAGGGCTCTGATAGAGCCTTACGATCCGGAACGGTATCTCGCCGCCACGACGCTCATCGAAAACATCCTGTTCGGCAAGATCAGCCATCGGCATGCCGATGCCTCACAGCGTATTCGCGCCGTCGTCACAAAACTGATACGCGAGAGGGGCATGTATGGCGATGTGCTTGAAATCGGTCTCGATTTCAGTCTCGGCGCTGGCGGAAAGCGGTTGACCACCGCGCAACGCCAGAAACTCAACCTGGCCCGAGCGCTGATGCGCAGATCGGATTTCTATGTCTTCAATCGCCCCCTCCCGGGACTGGATAGTCGCTTGCAGGAAGAGATCGTGGAAAACGTTCTCCTTTTCCTGGGCAAGAACGCAAACAATCCTACGATCATATGGGTACTGTCGAATGTTTCGCTTTGCAGATTGTTCGAGCGGGTTATAGTCTTCGACCAAGGGACGGTGGTCCAGGATGGAACGTACGAGACTCTTTCTCAGGAAAGCGGTATATTAAACGAACTGGTATCAACATAAGATGCCTTGCTGATAATCGGGATATATTGGAGCAGATGTAGTCATGCTTCTTAACGACGAAGTTCAGTTGTTGCGGCGCGTTCCTCTCTTTGCGGGAGTTGAGCCGGCAAAACTAAAGCTCCTTGCATTTGCCTCCGATCGCCTGAATTATGCCCCTGGCCAGACGTTATTTCGACAAGGAGACGCTGGTGACGCCGCCTATGTGGTCTTGAGCGGCAAGGCGGAAGTCATCATCGATTCTCCGGCCGGTCCAATTAAACTTGCCGAAATGGGTTGCAACGCCGTGCTGGGAGAAATCGCGATCCTTTGCGATGGGGTACGCACTGCCACCGTCAAGGCATCCACACCTCTCGAAGTCCTGCGCATCAGCAAGGACCATTTCCTCAAGCTGATGTCCGACAATCCTGCCGTGACGATTCAAATCATGCGCGTCCTGGCCCAGCGGCTGACAAATACGACAAACGAACTGGGTCTTGCCCGCGCGAGGCAGGATGCATGAGCCTTCTCTGCTAGGTCTCTCCCTCTCCGGTACCGCCAGCGGCGACGACACTGTGAGCATGCCGATCGCTGCCGGAGCCTTCATCGGTTGCAAGCAAGGCGAGTGCCGACATATGCTGGGATTTTCATAGGTATTTTCTGTAAAGGTCCTTCTTATGAGCAGTTCAACTGGCCTTGCGTCTGACCCGACGAAAGACGCAGGTACGGTTACGGTCAAGTTCTGGGGCGTCAGGGGAACCCTGCCGGTGGCCGGTCCGGAGTTCGCACACTATGGCGGCAACACCATCTGCATTGAAGTGCGCTGCGGGCCTCATGTCCTCCTTTTCGATGCGGGATCGGGTTTGCGGCCGGCCGGAAAGGTGCTAGCAGCCGAGGGACTGACCGACATCAACCTCTTCTTCTCCCACTGTCACTACGACCACATCATCGGATTTCCGTATTTCGATCCGATGTTCAAGAAGAAGACGTCGATCTGCGTGTGGTCCGGTCATCTCGCGGGGGTAAAGACCACCAGCGACATGCTGCGGGAGTTCATGAGCCCGCCCTGGTTTCCCGCTCCCCTGGATATCTGTACCGCAACACTGGAAACCCGAGACTTCGACCCGGGCGACACACTGTCGGTGGCGGAAGGCCTGACGATCAGAACCGGAATGCTGAACCATCCCGGAAACGCGGTCGGCTATCG contains:
- a CDS encoding MBL fold metallo-hydrolase, producing MSSSTGLASDPTKDAGTVTVKFWGVRGTLPVAGPEFAHYGGNTICIEVRCGPHVLLFDAGSGLRPAGKVLAAEGLTDINLFFSHCHYDHIIGFPYFDPMFKKKTSICVWSGHLAGVKTTSDMLREFMSPPWFPAPLDICTATLETRDFDPGDTLSVAEGLTIRTGMLNHPGNAVGYRVEWGGRVIAIITDTEHEPGVNDPTVLQLIEGADLFIYDSTYSDEEMKRYRGYGHSSWQQGIRLAEEAKARKVAFIHHAQWRTDPELATIDERARLQFPGAFVARDGQTLVL
- a CDS encoding MFS transporter, which translates into the protein MLSVAISTRFERRGIHYGWMIAAVAFLTMLVTAGTVGAPSVLMLPLQKEFGWEASEISAALAIRFFLFGLMAPFAAALMNRYGLRRMTLTALSVVFAGMGLSLFMREVWQLIILWGFVVGIGTGLTAMVLGATIATRWFTERRGLVIGILTASTATGQLVFLPLIAAITEAGGWRIAVAFILVMLSICATGILLFMRDRPSDLGLRPYGQLHEEPAPTGAIQSNSPIDALIDASRTRVFWVLFLSFFVCGASTNGLIQTHFVPLCADFGMTAITATSILAIVGIFDLVGTIASGWLSDRYDNRWLLFWYYGLRGLSLIWLPFTGFEFYGLAIFAIFYGLDWVATVPPTVKLTAQRFGRDRANLVFGWVFTGHQIGAAFAAFGGGFIRDNYQSYLPALTIAGALCLLAAPLVLAGRGNRVQATA
- a CDS encoding ribonuclease D; translated protein: MASSIRFHDGDISAADAARYTDAIAVDTETLGLIPRRDRLCVVQLSPGDGTADVIRIAAGQKQAPNLVAMLADPSRQKIFHYGRFDIAVLFHTFGVTTTPVFCTKIASRLVRTYTDRHGLKDNLKEMLEVDISKQQQSSDWAAEVLTPAQLEYAASDVLHLHALRDKLMARLVRDGRREHAEACFAFLPTRAKLDLLGWEETDIFAHS
- a CDS encoding ABC transporter transmembrane domain-containing protein codes for the protein MEKSLTRYIWTHTRNQQLWILFVVLASMIPYFMAFDLPKQIINGPIQGSGFESADSTQLFMKTEVHIPGFGDVLLFPGIELDRMSTLMALSITFLLLVIVNGLLKFYINTYKGRLGERLLRRIRFELIDKILRFPPSIFKRMKAAEVSSMVKDEVEPMGGFTGDAFVQPALVGGQAIAALTFILLQNFWLGLIAAFMAAIQVGIIPKMRRRLIELGRQRQLGARHLAGRVSEIIDGIGTIHAYDTSNYERADAANQLGHIFKIRYDLYQWKFMVKFINNFLSQLTPFLFYSIGGYLTLKGNLDVGQLVAVINAYKDLPGPLKELIDWDQARQDVQVKYEQVVEQFNAASVLDSSIQALAPEAPAAVLAPLAAVNLSLEDDSGATLLHRVTLKIEHGETVAIVDNAGNGGEALADAFGRVIWPSAGRVTAGERDLLDWPESHSGRQISHVSSETYFFLGSLRDNLLYGLKHAPLVPVTYEGPHLLHRKWAIHEARLAGNPDFDLMSDWIDYSSTTINEGNPQDLTATMLAVLDVVQLSTDVLDLAMRSTFDPLSKARLAEGIVEMRNALGAELAKDGMADYVVRFEPEGYNVEATVGDNLLFGSLSDPSSTIPAIVSTDYFRSVVAQTGLSSILFDMGYTIAENTVEIFGDLPPDHPFFQELSFISADEIPYYQQLLQKLQLGGFETAGNKERRDIIRLSFFYIEPRHRFGVLTPEIMQKIVDTRHIFHEGLPQDLRALIEPYDPERYLAATTLIENILFGKISHRHADASQRIRAVVTKLIRERGMYGDVLEIGLDFSLGAGGKRLTTAQRQKLNLARALMRRSDFYVFNRPLPGLDSRLQEEIVENVLLFLGKNANNPTIIWVLSNVSLCRLFERVIVFDQGTVVQDGTYETLSQESGILNELVST
- a CDS encoding cyclic nucleotide-binding domain-containing protein translates to MLLNDEVQLLRRVPLFAGVEPAKLKLLAFASDRLNYAPGQTLFRQGDAGDAAYVVLSGKAEVIIDSPAGPIKLAEMGCNAVLGEIAILCDGVRTATVKASTPLEVLRISKDHFLKLMSDNPAVTIQIMRVLAQRLTNTTNELGLARARQDA
- a CDS encoding helix-turn-helix domain-containing protein, which translates into the protein MQRKSFEDMVCPIARSLDKVGEWWSILILRDVFFGRSRFDELQKSLGIAPNILTTRLRRLVSEGLLEKRAYQDRPVRHEYVLTEQGRDLQPVLLALAEFGNRHLADRGRTMKAFDNETGLPADPVYVDRVSGREITTQNFSLRSAKTA